A genomic stretch from Telmatocola sphagniphila includes:
- a CDS encoding transposase: MTTTTIAIDMDVPAGVSVGEYERVDGGHAFHVSWQLPDNLCCETCQRESRLQLVEKNKFLSIRDLDLWGKPSFFVYQELYHRCPSCGHRQSLLPPFKRRDVKYTFRFEEQVLVSLIGSTAEDVAVRLGIAAETVERIVKNRIEDAKAKQIDPQRKIERLGLDEISLRKGHKGYATILTDLTNAERPEILALSKGRDEAAGQACLERLSAQQRSAVRWHHTDMSAAYLKACGVHLPNSQSVIDRFHVAKKLGEVADDLRKKTIEPTSEV, encoded by the coding sequence ATGACAACGACTACCATTGCCATAGACATGGACGTCCCTGCCGGAGTGAGCGTTGGCGAATACGAACGCGTCGACGGCGGCCACGCCTTTCACGTGAGTTGGCAGTTGCCCGACAATCTTTGTTGCGAGACATGCCAGCGAGAGTCTCGGCTTCAATTGGTGGAGAAGAACAAGTTTCTGAGCATCCGCGATCTAGACTTGTGGGGTAAGCCGAGCTTTTTCGTGTACCAGGAGTTGTATCACCGCTGCCCGTCGTGCGGTCACCGTCAATCGCTGTTGCCGCCGTTCAAGCGTCGGGATGTGAAATATACGTTTCGTTTCGAGGAGCAGGTGCTGGTCAGTCTGATCGGGAGCACAGCCGAAGACGTGGCAGTGCGTTTGGGGATCGCCGCGGAAACGGTGGAGCGAATCGTCAAGAACCGGATAGAGGACGCCAAGGCGAAGCAGATCGATCCCCAGCGGAAGATCGAGCGTTTGGGTCTGGATGAGATCAGCCTGCGTAAGGGGCATAAGGGATATGCGACCATTCTCACGGACCTGACGAATGCGGAGCGTCCGGAGATTCTCGCTCTGTCCAAGGGTCGTGACGAAGCAGCGGGGCAAGCGTGTTTAGAGCGTTTGTCGGCCCAGCAACGGTCGGCGGTGCGTTGGCATCATACGGACATGAGCGCGGCGTATTTGAAGGCTTGCGGCGTGCATTTACCCAACAGCCAGTCGGTAATAGATCGCTTTCACGTCGCCAAGAAATTGGGGGAGGTGGCGGACGATCTGCGAAAAAAAACTATCGAGCCTACAAGCGAAGTTTGA
- a CDS encoding alpha/beta hydrolase, whose amino-acid sequence MRAIMVLLLFAGSASASDSIKLEIPQEKGKLVAALDLPEGSGPFPVAIIHAGSGPTDKDGNSGKLLQSNCYKMLGQELAKQGIASVRIDKRGVGESREALTVEQLKTFGVNGYEEDAVAWIRLLRKDKRFSKVYFIGHSEGSLIGARAVLKEKVDGFISLCGPGKTMGATLREQLRPKLSEEMYKKAEVVIVSLEAGTETEDFPKELASLFYKGVQPYLISEMNIKPDEDFAKLTCPCLIISGSRDIQVPEEHGLLLQKANPKAKRVHIEKMAHVLKLVKNEELYMKPYTDPTLPLAEGLVSAIVNFIKG is encoded by the coding sequence ATGCGAGCGATTATGGTTTTGCTGCTTTTCGCGGGCTCGGCTTCGGCGTCTGATTCGATCAAATTGGAGATTCCTCAAGAAAAAGGCAAGTTGGTCGCCGCATTGGATCTCCCGGAAGGTTCGGGCCCCTTTCCCGTGGCGATCATTCATGCCGGTTCTGGGCCGACCGATAAGGACGGCAATTCCGGTAAGCTCCTGCAATCGAATTGTTACAAAATGCTGGGGCAGGAATTGGCCAAGCAGGGGATTGCTTCGGTTCGCATCGATAAGCGGGGTGTCGGGGAGAGCAGAGAGGCTCTAACGGTGGAACAACTCAAAACCTTCGGTGTCAATGGTTATGAGGAGGATGCGGTAGCCTGGATCAGGTTGTTGAGGAAGGATAAAAGATTTTCGAAAGTCTATTTTATTGGACATTCCGAGGGCTCACTCATTGGAGCCCGCGCTGTGCTTAAAGAAAAGGTCGATGGTTTCATTTCGCTTTGCGGACCCGGGAAGACGATGGGGGCGACTTTACGTGAGCAATTGAGGCCGAAGCTCAGCGAGGAAATGTACAAGAAGGCCGAGGTGGTCATCGTCAGCCTCGAAGCGGGAACGGAGACTGAGGATTTTCCCAAGGAGTTGGCGTCACTTTTTTATAAGGGGGTACAGCCTTATTTGATTTCCGAAATGAATATTAAGCCAGACGAGGATTTTGCCAAACTCACTTGTCCTTGTCTGATCATCAGCGGCAGTCGGGATATTCAGGTGCCCGAGGAGCATGGGCTCTTACTTCAGAAGGCCAATCCCAAAGCGAAAAGAGTGCACATTGAAAAAATGGCCCATGTACTCAAGTTGGTGAAGAACGAAGAATTATACATGAAGCCTTATACCGACCCGACCCTGCCGCTGGCAGAGGGGCTGGTTAGTGCGATCGTGAATTTCATTAAGGGATAA
- a CDS encoding SPFH domain-containing protein, which yields MVDRPLRLLPGVVGILLYILVIPGIFTSWIVLGAQTEKWPVFVPLAILTGLVWLLVPFGFVIVSPNETKVVQLFGRYMGTMTDVGLFWGNPFYFTTRVSQRMDTFETGQLSVPEQRDNMGKLITPASQKRQPSKVNDREGTPIEIAAIVVWKVVRPAEAVFAVKNYKEFVQLQSEAALRNLASRYSYDPHGDERSLRGHTQEIAEELKSDLHDRLNNAGLEILDARISHLAYSAEIAAAMLQRQQATAIVAARQIIVHNAVGMVEMALEELQKKNLVDLDAERRAAMVSNLLVVLCSHSTVQPVVNTGTIYS from the coding sequence ATGGTGGATCGTCCGCTACGTCTGCTGCCGGGTGTGGTGGGAATTCTTCTCTACATCCTGGTGATTCCCGGGATTTTTACGTCGTGGATTGTGTTGGGAGCTCAAACGGAGAAATGGCCCGTTTTTGTCCCGCTGGCAATCCTGACGGGGCTTGTCTGGCTATTAGTACCCTTCGGATTCGTAATTGTGAGTCCCAATGAGACGAAAGTCGTCCAATTGTTCGGCAGATACATGGGAACGATGACCGATGTGGGTTTGTTCTGGGGAAACCCGTTTTACTTCACGACTCGAGTTTCGCAGCGGATGGATACATTTGAAACCGGGCAGTTGTCGGTACCCGAACAGCGCGACAACATGGGAAAATTGATTACCCCGGCCTCTCAGAAACGTCAGCCGTCCAAGGTTAACGATCGAGAAGGCACTCCCATCGAGATTGCTGCGATTGTGGTCTGGAAGGTGGTTCGGCCCGCGGAGGCGGTGTTCGCGGTCAAGAATTACAAGGAATTCGTACAGTTGCAGAGCGAGGCCGCTTTGCGAAACCTGGCCAGTCGTTACTCCTATGATCCGCACGGCGATGAGCGGAGTTTACGCGGGCATACGCAGGAGATCGCCGAGGAGCTTAAGAGCGATCTGCACGACCGGTTAAATAATGCAGGCTTGGAGATTCTCGATGCGAGAATTAGTCACTTGGCGTATTCCGCGGAGATCGCCGCCGCGATGCTCCAGCGACAGCAGGCCACTGCGATAGTGGCCGCTCGCCAGATTATCGTGCATAACGCCGTGGGTATGGTGGAGATGGCGCTTGAGGAATTGCAGAAAAAGAATCTTGTAGATTTGGATGCGGAACGTCGGGCCGCCATGGTCAGTAATCTGCTGGTCGTTCTCTGCAGCCACAGTACCGTTCAGCCAGTGGTCAACACGGGTACTATCTACAGCTAA
- a CDS encoding AAA family ATPase, with translation MSNVTVSDSDTELLTQLRDAHKLLRKEMSKVIVGQEQVVDQLLMAIFCRSHALLMGVPGLAKTLMVSTLSQCLDLSFKRIQFTPDLMPSDITGTEVIQDDPATKQRMFKFLPGPIFANIVLADEINRTPPKTQAALLEAMQERKASIGGIDHPMRNPFFVLATQNPIEQEGTYPLPEAQLDRFLFLIKVDYPTDAEEELIMRQGTMETKERITPVLNADEIIKLQQVVRRVPVSDLVYQFAKRLTRLSRPGTPEAADFVNKWLTWGAGPRASMNLILAAKAHAILRGSNHVAGDDVVAVATPILRHRIIPNFAAQSEGVTPEEVIKQLVKQAAKAFAA, from the coding sequence ATGTCGAACGTCACGGTTTCCGACTCCGATACAGAACTTCTGACTCAATTGCGGGATGCTCACAAGCTGCTGCGAAAAGAAATGTCCAAGGTAATCGTTGGACAGGAACAGGTGGTCGATCAGCTGCTGATGGCGATCTTCTGTCGTTCGCACGCCCTCCTGATGGGGGTACCGGGGCTGGCTAAAACCCTGATGGTCAGCACACTCTCGCAATGCCTCGACCTCAGTTTCAAGCGCATTCAATTCACTCCCGACCTGATGCCTTCCGACATCACCGGTACCGAAGTGATTCAGGACGACCCGGCCACCAAACAGCGCATGTTCAAGTTTCTTCCAGGTCCAATCTTCGCCAATATTGTGCTGGCGGACGAAATCAACCGTACTCCTCCCAAAACTCAAGCGGCCCTGCTCGAGGCGATGCAGGAACGCAAAGCTTCCATCGGCGGCATCGATCATCCGATGCGAAATCCGTTCTTCGTGCTGGCAACTCAGAATCCGATCGAACAGGAAGGGACCTATCCACTTCCCGAAGCCCAGCTCGACCGCTTTTTGTTCCTGATCAAAGTCGATTATCCGACCGATGCCGAGGAAGAGTTGATCATGCGGCAGGGAACCATGGAAACGAAGGAACGGATTACTCCCGTTTTGAATGCCGACGAGATCATCAAGCTGCAACAAGTGGTCCGACGGGTTCCCGTGTCCGATCTGGTCTATCAGTTCGCCAAGCGTCTGACGCGACTTTCGCGACCGGGCACACCGGAAGCGGCCGATTTTGTGAATAAGTGGCTCACCTGGGGAGCTGGCCCGCGAGCCTCGATGAACCTCATCCTGGCGGCCAAGGCCCACGCCATTCTACGCGGCAGCAACCATGTGGCGGGGGATGATGTGGTGGCCGTGGCGACTCCGATTTTAAGGCACCGGATTATTCCGAACTTCGCGGCCCAAAGTGAAGGAGTCACGCCGGAGGAAGTGATCAAGCAGTTAGTGAAGCAAGCGGCGAAAGCGTTCGCGGCTTAG
- a CDS encoding GxxExxY protein, which yields MSPIENDPITEAVIGAAIEVHKLLGPGLLESLYQKALCRELMLRGIPHRSKVAIGVEYKGAWIGNDLEIDLLVTNELIVEIKSVEKLQPVHEAQLITYLKLADLHKGLLINFNEKLLKNGLRRRLYGEPKLRTEDSPPAWFRE from the coding sequence ATGTCGCCCATTGAAAATGATCCAATCACGGAAGCCGTGATTGGAGCTGCTATTGAAGTACATAAGCTGCTTGGTCCGGGTTTGTTGGAATCTCTCTACCAGAAAGCCTTGTGCAGAGAATTAATGTTGCGGGGTATCCCGCATCGATCCAAAGTCGCCATCGGGGTAGAATACAAAGGTGCTTGGATAGGTAATGATCTAGAGATCGATTTACTGGTTACGAATGAATTAATCGTAGAGATTAAATCGGTTGAAAAACTTCAACCAGTGCACGAAGCGCAACTGATCACTTACCTCAAGCTGGCGGATTTGCATAAGGGCTTACTAATTAACTTCAATGAAAAGTTGCTCAAGAACGGATTGCGAAGACGATTGTACGGAGAACCCAAGTTGCGTACCGAAGACTCTCCTCCTGCTTGGTTTCGTGAATAA